Genomic DNA from Prunus persica cultivar Lovell chromosome G1, Prunus_persica_NCBIv2, whole genome shotgun sequence:
AGTTTTTCGAGTAGTTTGGTAAGAAAGTAAACAAAACTCTTTTTAAGATCTCAATATATGATGAAGAAATGATAGGTAGTTCTTTGGTTATAGCTTTACAGGATTAGTTGTACAGTGCAGTCAAGAATTAGCAACGTCTCTTAAAATCATCACGTTAAACTTCAAAAAACTGCTATTATTCACCATTTTCATCATGGATGCTAACATTCTAACAAGTTCCAGAGGAAAAGTCAAACATGTaaccatcctttaaaaaatgCCAGTGGCAGACCGAAATTTTCTAATAGTAGAAAGTAAACAAATACCAGTATCTCCTttcagcattaaattataagcGAAACAAGGGAAAAAGCACTAGTCCATAAAACAACAGGTAAGAACCAGACGAGTAAATGCACAGAAAATGATAATGCAATAGCAGTAAACAAACACAATGTATCCTGTTTTTCAAGAATGTGCTAACACACTAAAACTACTTCCTAGTACGGGAAACAAAGTGGATTTCAATGGCATTTGCATGTACCTTCCATTCTGAAATTAGATTTCCAGTCAAGTCAAGCTCCTTTAAATCTGCAATAAAAGCATCATCATTGTTTTGGATGAGTATATATATTAGTCTACACACACGCATGGGCAAGTGTCCAGTCCGATTGTGTAATAGATTCTATTAATATTAAGAGTGAACCATTCATGAAGATTGGACTAGACTTGAACAAGAATACACATGACATGGTAGTAAGTATATATAGAAATGAACGCACACTATCTTGTTTCTAGCTTATTCTAAGAGAACCACTCATGAGTCCTGAAGATGGGATGGAGCTAGGGTGGAACTGGAATAACAGGAAATAATGTACTTAGTTGTTTGGACCCTAAACACATAGGACCGGGATCCAATTTCCAACCTAAAAACTGATGCATACACTTTTGTGGAGGAGAGGATctcaattataaaaaattaaaaactcagCCGTTTGATTTCATAAGGACTTGAAACCTTGAACAGAAAATGAGGAGAAACATCTGCACATTTGCAGAAAGACAAAGCTCAGCACGCAACAGGATTAGTAACTTCTTATCTGACAGATAAAAGCATAAACCAATTCATGcatacaataaaataaaataaaaaaacaaacaaatggctAAGCATTTAAGTCTTGGCCTTAAGCCTTATTATGACTAGAAAATGAGTCAATcagttaaaataaatttttgagCTTCAGGGTTCCACTATCTAATGCATTTGGATAAAGCATATTTCTTCCTTCATTGAACTGTTAAGTTCATAAAATGGAGACAAATAAAACTTACTAGGCACATTAGTACTGATATCACATGGGACTCCAGGAGAGCTAACACCCAAATAAGATACCGATGCACTCGTCAACTCCTCTAATCGACTTAGCTTGtcttgaattttttctttGCCAACAAGTTGAACATTTACACGCTTGTTGCTCGCTGAAAGGACATACATTTCATCTACAACACAAGAAGGAACGTAATAATAAGACAGTATTTCACAGTTTCTATGAATGTTACCCATTTCAAGCAAAATGCACATACCAAGCATTATCTTATTAGCCATTATACCAACTGGAAATTAATATTTGCAAAATGAACCAAATATTCAAGCTAAATTCACATTTAATCCATTTATGactaaaatctgagaaatgctATACAAGTTAACAACTAAATGTAGCATCATTATACAATACCAAGTTTCACACAGAACATTTCagtaaatttcaattttttttctataaaaaaacgCATTTCATTTCCAGCAGTTTGTAACATTTGCcactgttttccttttttattgtcTTTTTTCTGTCTGAAATTTTGCCACTGTTTTCAGAGCAACTAAATGAGCAAAAATGGAACTGATAAAACAGACAtaccctcttcttctttagtCGTGTCACCTCGGTATCTGAGCTGAAGAGCTTGCAACAACGAAATGCCAGAGCTGAGATTCTGGGACCGAACAAAAGACCCGGATTGTTCGGACCTTGCCTGGAAGTATTGAACCCCATTGATGGTCCCATCGTGCTTGCCCTCTCCATTGTCCCAATCAACTCCGACCCATGTGCCCGAATAGCCTTGGACAGGTCCCACATACCTCACTGTCCCAATTCGACGTGGATCACCTGATGAGTGGACTCGCTGCCCGATTCTGAAGTCAGGCTTTGACTCGGATGATTCttgcattttcttctctttcttttgcaaCGTAGTCTTCTGGTTATGTTGTGTATATCTGAAGCAAATAACTAAGCGCTTGTTGTTTGAGGAGGATGATTGAATGTAAAGCTTTGTACTCGATGGTGAGTGAATGTTATCTTGTTACCTAAGCTAAATTAGGCAGAGCAATGACTGACACTAATCATCCCCTTCTGAGTTCGGCGTGAATTTTTGCTGATGGATTGACCAGGTTGGGTTTGGATACGGATATAGACAATACTATGAAGAGATCTGAATGAAAACCcatcataaatatatataaaaacttgATACACCTTGAGCAAAGTTGTAATACTTTTGTAGACAGAAGGTGAATgaaaacccataaaaaaatcaacccagatcataaataaaaaaaacttgataAACCAGCATTCTTTTGTAGAAAATCAGCATTTTTCATAAACTTCTGTAATACccaattcataaataaataaataaagacaaaTTCTATAAGGcccatcaaaataaaattcattctacaaaatcaatgattatgaaaatacataaatcaaaacaaaattggccTGAACCCAATGAACAGTATGGTCCCTACCCTAAATGCCATGAACCCATTCAACaagataaaattaattaatgaaaaaactaAATCAATAAACAAAGATGTACCTGATGCAGATGAGATTACAAGAAGCAGAAGATGCTGGAGGAGCACAGGAGGCGCCTTGACGCCACTGCAAGATGGTGAGACTGAtagagagtgagagtgagagagggTGTGCtggggtttttatttttttttaaagttgtttTAAGTGAGGCACGTCAATGGCATACAAGGGTGAAACTGTAAAAACGGAGAAAATCAACAGTGACCGGGAGTTGGGTTTTGCCTTCGGCTTTCGTTTCAtttcgtctctctctctcagtgaCCTGAGCAACAACATATTACTCTGTATCAGCGATCGAATCGATCTTCGCAGCCATGGATACTTCAAACCTCACTTCGCTTCCAGAGGACACTCTCGAAGACAATGAACAACGAGCACCACAGCAACCCCGACCTCTCTCGGCCTTTGCCTCCCGCCCTGATCGCCCTCCCACTCAGTGAGTTTTTGTTCTCAACTCGCCCCCATGCACTTGAAGTTTCAACTTTTGGGGCTTACCCATCGCAATGCAATGTTTTTGTAGGACTTCTTCACAAAAATACTCGGCTTTAGATTGGAAGGGGTTTTTCGACCAAGAAGAAGATATTAGAATTCCGGACTCGGATGATGTGAGTCTGTTTAGAATTTGAACTGTCTGATTCTGCTACAATTTCATGATCTTGTAATGCGCTTTTCCATTTCAGGTTTTTCATGTATACACTGCAGGAACAGAGGGCCCAGTTGTTTTCTGTCTGCATGGAGGTGGTTACTCAGGGTATGTtcaagttttggtttttttgtgttcttttaTTCTTGTTAAGCTGAAACATCTTCTATTTGTTTCTGGGTTTAATTTCATATGGAAAGCAATCACTTTCCAAtgtgataaattatatttgCTCAAGTGATATATAGTTCACACTGCTCTCCATCTATAAGCTGATGATGCCTTTGCAACTAAGAACATATGTGTTGTGACATTGCTAGACTGTAAAACTTTTGAAAATGGTGAAAATAGCCTTCTCTTTTCGAACCTCCTAATGTACCCAGCACAAAGAAACGAACAGCATAGTACTGAAGTTTATGCTTTGCACATATATGTACCATGTCTCATGACTCAGTTATAATGATCAGAGCGTGCTTGCTTTGCATGTTTTATCAAAGAAGAGAGTGCTTGCATACATTGCATGTTTTATTTGCGTTATCTATTTTATATGTGAAGTACTGTCAAACAAATGTCACGAAAAAATCACTTTTAGTGGTCATTATTGATTGCATGcagcttcttttttctcctgttttagtttttttttaaaaatatttattgtcAAAAGAAGCATAAGTTTGTTGCTACTCTTCACTTCTTTTGGGTCCCTTGTTTTATATCTTTAGTTGAATTACTTATCTGAGGTAATCAGAGGAAGCAAGAAATAGATTATTTCCCATAGGCAGCCTTGACATAGTAGAAaggttttcttcaaaatttcaaattgttcTAGTGGTTTCACTATACTCCAAATGTCTTTGGTAATGTTCATATTTACACGTGTGACATTGTAGGCtccatgtatattatttatCTTTAGATGATTAATTATTGGTAGCAAGTTACTATAAATTTGGTTATCTcttctttattgtttttgttgttatgTCTAATTACGGTGAATGAGTTTGGATGACACACTGTTAAATATCAGAAAGTGTTCATAATCTTAGGGAAAAAACTGAACTCTTTCAAGTTGTTCTATTTTGGGGTAGAGTAAactcttttttggttttgtttattttgaattattcCATAGTTTTACCAAGAAGTGCATGGTATCATTGATGTTAACTATTTTCAGCATATCTGCTTTAGTTTTTCTGgcacttttttttccttctcctttTATGCTTGGGTACTTCAAAAATCTGGTATGCTATGGTAGATTACACAGTTTATTTTCCCAGGCTCTCTTTTGCCTTGTCAGCAAGTAAAATTAAGGAGAAAGCTCGGGTAGTTGCTATGGACTTGAGAGGACATGGAAAGTCAACCACAGAAAATGAGACTGATCTTTCTATTGAGGTAAAAGTACAGTCAAAAGAGGATTGATCTACTTGATTTATTCATGTTAGATCTTCTAGGATATAGTTCCTATATAGGTAGGCTTATCTGCCATGCTATCCACTCAACTAAATTGTAGTTCTTTATTTGCAGACTATGTGCAATGATGTTCTGGCTGTTGTGAAAGCAATTTATGGAGATTCACCTCCTGCAATTGTGCTTGTCGGCCACAGGTTgtgcttttttaattattaccaTTGAAGTTTTCATAGTAAATCATCTTCACTTGTGACATGTTTccagaaacaaaaggaaattcTAATACTTAATAGATGCATCAAAGAAGCTAGTAATCAACTCTGTGGGTTTTCTCCTTTTGATGACATGCATCCAGAGTTTCTGGGTTAGAAAGCATATAATCTCTCTTGATCATCAATAATGTGTAGCTTATTTTTATGATAGTGATATCAGGTACAGGAATAGACAATTTGATATTATTGATagttaaaaaattcaaaatttcattttctcaagctctatatattacaaaaacaaattgcCACTTCAAAGGATCTCTAAGGATTCCTTGTGTTCCTAACTTTCACGTGAATTGTTGTCAACTCATGTCACTGTCATACAGTATGGGAGGGTCAGTTGCTGTGCATGTTGCTGCAAAGAGAGCATTGTGTAGCTTGGCTGGGCTGGTTGTTGTCGATGTTGTAGAGGTTTGGGTTTTGCAAAATAATTATCTCAGCTTTGTTTGTGATTATTTACCTACGGTGGCATAATGGCAGTCATCTTATGCTGAAATTTGTGAATATTTCAGGGAACAGCTTTGGCTTCATTGATTCACATGCAGAAAATCCTGTCAAGCAGGGTGCACCATTTTTCAAGCATTGAAAAAGCGGTACCTACGATATCTTCAAATCCTAATAGTTCCTAACTTCTGTTTACCTTGACTTGAAGCAcaatttttgttcaaaaaatGCACTGCAATTAGGGCATCAGATTAGAGggatgaaaaaattaatacaaagaTTCTTAATGTCCAGATGGACTAATTTTTATGAGATCAAGGCTTTTGTGGCTATCTAGGAAAAATATCAAAGTGCATCCTTCAATTTTGGGGCATGCCAATTTCCTCCTTAACTTCCAATTTGATCAATGTAGACGCtgaaaaatcaaccaaatccATTACTAAAGTACAGCCGTGTGATTTCATGTTATATGACTGATTATTCTGAACTTGAGAGTTTATCTCCTTTCAGATTGAATGGAGTGTAAGGGGAGGCTCTTTGAGAAACATTGACTCTGCTCGGGTGTCAGTACCTACGACATTAAAGTATGATGATTCAAAGAAATGGTAAGTATTTAggaaaattttgataaaattttcCGCTCCCATGACCCATTGTTGTCTTGTTTTTGTCAAGTCTCTGTTAATCCTAGTCTTGCACATAACAGGCACAGTTTTGGTATTATTCTGCAGTTACATTTACAGAGCACGATTGGAAGAAACAGAACAATATTGGAAAAGCTGGtatgtttaaatttttgttgttaataTTCTCATATAAAATTTGGCATTATGGTCAGGGTCTGCAATTCATGTACCATTGATGAGTTAGAACATTCATTCTGCATACTAGTACAGAATTTTCttgttgaattgtttggttgctgagtcCACAGAGTGTAGCATGGCTTGCTTGTTATGACAACCTGCTCATGTGACTGATTCATGCTCTGTTTGGTACTCATAAGCGCTAAAGCACTTCTTTTAGAAGCACATCATGGAAATGCAGTTGGAAGTGATTCCTAAGGAAGCACCTTTGATGTGCATCTTCTACAAGCACTTATAGGTGCTCCTAGCTCAGAAAGCTTTTTAACTATGTGTGCAACTACCAGAAACGCTTTTGGTTATCTGAAATCGCTTTTATCACTTCTAGAAGCACTGGCAAAGATTCCAGTATTTTCAGATTCACACTAGTTGGATATAGGAGAGCGAGTTCTAAATGAAACACATCACTTGAACCTATCATTTGTCTTATAATGTTTTCTAACCATGGAAGCATTTAGGTACACATATGGAgatgcttttatttatttatttgtttgtttgttttgtttaccTTTATTCTTTGTGCTAGGCATTGTGTCACAAGTTATTTCCTATTGAACTCAGTAAATATACTTACTCAACTGCAGGTATGAAGGT
This window encodes:
- the LOC18792262 gene encoding protein phosphatase methylesterase 1, with translation MDTSNLTSLPEDTLEDNEQRAPQQPRPLSAFASRPDRPPTQTSSQKYSALDWKGFFDQEEDIRIPDSDDVFHVYTAGTEGPVVFCLHGGGYSGLSFALSASKIKEKARVVAMDLRGHGKSTTENETDLSIETMCNDVLAVVKAIYGDSPPAIVLVGHSMGGSVAVHVAAKRALCSLAGLVVVDVVEGTALASLIHMQKILSSRVHHFSSIEKAIEWSVRGGSLRNIDSARVSVPTTLKYDDSKKCYIYRARLEETEQYWKSWYEGLSEKFLSCPVPKLLLLAGTDRLDRALTIGQMQGKFQMVVVRHTGHAIQEDVPDEFATLVTNFISRNRIGPRGVEIPGLRRPSQTNP